One Capsicum annuum cultivar UCD-10X-F1 chromosome 2, UCD10Xv1.1, whole genome shotgun sequence genomic window carries:
- the LOC107861353 gene encoding uncharacterized protein At1g66480, translating into MGNNIGGNKKKTKVMKINGEILKLNTPITTSDVVKDYPGHVLLEHEQVKKYGIRAKPLESEQELKPNKIYFLVELPLFPKEETITSSKVTRRVKSAVHMSAQDRLECLMLSRRSASDMSVSKPSNGGVVQLKMKLPRDVVQKLIEESRDETEVAEKIMDLWMPNSSYGS; encoded by the coding sequence atgggGAACAATATAGGAGGAAACAAGAAGAAGACAAAGGTGATGAAGATTAACGGCGAAATCTTGAAACTGAACACACCCATAACAACCTCGGACGTAGTTAAAGACTATCCAGGCCATGTTTTATTGGAacatgaacaagtcaagaaatatGGGATTCGAGCTAAGCCATTAGAGTCGGAACAAGAGCTGAAGCcgaacaaaatatattttcttgtagAGTTGCCTTTGTTTCCTAAAGAAGAAACTATTACCAGTAGTAAGGTCACGAGACGAGTGAAATCTGCTGTTCATATGAGTGCACAGGATCGGCTAGAGTGTCTTATGTTGAGCCGAAGATCGGCTTCGGACATGTCGGTTTCGAAACCGAGTAATGGAGGTGTAGTTCAGCTGAAGATGAAGCTGCCAAGAGATGTAGTACAAAAGTTGATTGAAGAAAGCAGAGATGAAACAGAGGTTGCTGAGAAAATTATGGATCTTTGGATGCCCAATTCCAGTTATGGCAGCTAG
- the LOC107861354 gene encoding uncharacterized protein LOC107861354 gives MGFVGVPICVQCGNASNNPCRCKVVGPTLGFLAFAAAAVVEWPVGALVYVFRHSKGRRIMGHPASVIYPSVTNSIPI, from the exons ATGGGTTTTGTTGGGGTTCCAATATGTGTGCAGTGTGGCAATGCTAGCAACAACCCATGTAGG TGTAAGGTGGTGGGTCCTACACTTGGCTTCTTGGCATTTGCTGCGGCGGCAGTAGTAGAATGGCCCGTTGGTGCACTGGTGTATGTGTTCCGTCACTCCAAGGGCCGTAGGATCATGGGCCATCCAGCCTCTGTGATTTATCCTTCTGTTACCAATTCTATTCctatttag
- the LOC107858318 gene encoding extensin-2, producing the protein MATKFCLFPPLIVLTILTFSSSGNAQVSAVLYASPPPPNGCPYSCLPPHTPTDCPPPPPSPQPTTPTPPSPPPSEPVDYPAPVGYYLPPDGYFLPPPVYVNGPPPPNPILPYLPFYYKNPPPPSDYSSAASHYATVKKMESKLFVLLTFLLFWSQ; encoded by the coding sequence ATGGCCACAAAATTCTGCCTTTTTCCTCCACTAATCGTCCTAACAATATTAACTTTCAGCTCTTCTGGAAATGCTCAAGTGTCAGCTGTTCTCTATGCTTCTCCACCACCACCAAATGGATGTCCCTATTCTTGCCTTCCTCCACATACCCCTACCGACTgcccaccaccaccaccttcaccacaaccaacaactccaacTCCTCCTTCACCGCCACCTTCAGAGCCAGTCGACTACCCTGCACCAGTGGGATATTATTTGCCGCCAGACGGGTATTTTTTACCTCCACCAGTATATGTGAACGGCCCTCCACCTCCTAATCCAATTTTGCCGTACCTCCCATTTTACTACAAGAACCCACCACCACCGTCTGATTACTCTTCGGCTGCCAGTCATTATGCAACAGTCAAGAAGATGGAGAGCAAGTTATTTGTACTACTTACATTTCTCCTTTTCTGGAGTCAGTAA